In Pontimonas salivibrio, the sequence GGAAACCCTGACGACGCACGAACACTTCTTCGCAGTGTGCAGCTCCTAGCGCTGACGCCTGCGGTGTGTGATGCGGCGGGACGAATTGCTGGAGCAGTGGTCGGTCCCGCGCTTGGAAGCCTAGATGCCATTCACCTGGCCAGCGCCCTCACTGTTGTGACTCACATTGATTGGATCGTGACCTACGACAAGCGATTTCGGGATACCGCCCGGTCAATGGGTCTTGAGGTTGTTGCACCCGAATAATCCTGGAAAGCAACGGTCCCGCGGGAAAACCCGCGGGACCGTCATGACGTGTTGTTGAGGGTTTACTGGTAAACCATGCCTCCGTCGATCATAATCAGCTGACCGGTCATGTAGTCGCTGTCGGCACTGGCCAGGTAGGCGGCGGTGCCGAGAATGTCATCGGGGTAGGAGTAGCGCTTCAGTTCAATCATGTTGGCTGCGAGGCTGTCCATTGACTGACCGGGCTGTTCGAACTTACCGATCTCGACCAGGTCTTTATCCAGCTGCTCCCACATTTCGGTACGCACCACACCGGGGCCGTAGCCGTTGACGGTGATGCCGTGGGGGGCGAGAGCTTTCGCGCCACCGCGGATGAGTGCGAGTACCGCGTGCTTGGCCATCGAGTAGGGGATGATGTCGTCGAAGGACATCCTGGAGGCAATCGAACCGACGTTGATGATTTTGTAGGGCTGCTCTTGCTTGCCCTGGGCAATCATCTGCTTGGACACTGCCCGCATCACGTTGAACTTGCCCCATGCGTTGACGTTCATGATGAAGTCGTAGTTTTCTTTGGGGGTGTCAGGGAACATGGTCGGCTTGTTGACGCCGGCGTTGTTCAGCAGCAGGTTGATTTCACCAAACTCTTTGACGACGTGGGCAACAGCGGCCTCGGCTTGTTCTTCGTTGGTCACATCGAGGACGAAGTGGGTGGCCTGGCCGCCCGCGTCGCGGATCTCCTGGGCCACTTCCTTAATGCCCTCTTCGTTGATGTCTGCCACGCAGATTGCTGCG encodes:
- a CDS encoding SDR family NAD(P)-dependent oxidoreductase — protein: MDTQRLAGRKALITGAAQGMGAAIAKNWAAQGAAICVADINEEGIKEVAQEIRDAGGQATHFVLDVTNEEQAEAAVAHVVKEFGEINLLLNNAGVNKPTMFPDTPKENYDFIMNVNAWGKFNVMRAVSKQMIAQGKQEQPYKIINVGSIASRMSFDDIIPYSMAKHAVLALIRGGAKALAPHGITVNGYGPGVVRTEMWEQLDKDLVEIGKFEQPGQSMDSLAANMIELKRYSYPDDILGTAAYLASADSDYMTGQLIMIDGGMVYQ
- a CDS encoding type II toxin-antitoxin system VapC family toxin, with translation MGVLYLDASAAAKLIVDEQESVALAAFIREHLARQPGSRSPVSSPLVSSDLLRTELLAVTGRVGGNPDDARTLLRSVQLLALTPAVCDAAGRIAGAVVGPALGSLDAIHLASALTVVTHIDWIVTYDKRFRDTARSMGLEVVAPE